The Anopheles gambiae chromosome 2, idAnoGambNW_F1_1, whole genome shotgun sequence genomic sequence atttaaattaaattcaaatatttccCGGCAATTAAGCACAcagctctctctttctctatctccgTGTCCGGACCCGAAATTATCAGCATTTGTCTacgctttctttctttccccttGTTTTGCCCCTACCGTGCGGCGTGCACTTTGCCGTTCCGTTCGAAATGTGCACTCGCAGCTCGGTGCTGCGACCCTGCCTGCATAATGGGattccctttcccttttttcacgCCTTGCACAGGAAGCGGAGGAGCGGAAAGAAAGGAAGCACCCTTGCaggttgtgtgagtgtgtatgtgtgtgttgtgacgTTCTTACCTGGCCTTGCCTTTGCGAGAGAAATTTATAGCACCCATCAACTGTGGGTACGGTATTTGGCTTTCTGTCCGGCTCTTACCGCACTATTGTTAGGGGGAGGAAAACAAGGACGCAACAAGCAGTGCAGTAATGCGAAACAACCtgtgcagcagaagcagcagcagcaggttgccatgacaccaacacacaaagaGACGATTGCAATATGGTTGGCAGCACTTAAGCAAACGAGCTCTGTTTGAAGCCGTGTCCTACAGTGTCCGCCTGCTGGCAAGTGTTTCCGGGTGACCAGTTGGCCCTTGGCTCAGACATTCGGGGTTATTAGTTCGTCCAGAGTCACCGTGGCAGGAGGTTGGCAGTCAGTCGAGAGCAGCTGCAAAATTTATTGACATTGGCCGGTTGGAGCAAAGTTTTTCTATTACAAGTGCACACGGATCGAAGAacaacccaaaaacaaaacaaaaaaccctgtACTTCGAACATCGAaaaacatcaccaccaccaccaatagCCGAACACGATTCATTTGATTAGGTTCAGTTCGGTTAGTTTGGCTTAATCTTGCCGGGCTGTGGATGTGCATAATGTACGTGCCAGACGGTGTTGGCAGTGCGAATTAATCTGTGACTGTTCGCCGTGTGAAGTTGTCTGCCTGCGGTTAAGTACACACTCTGCTCAAGTAGTGTGTCCGGagtggaaggaaggaagacaCACAGTGAAAATCACTCTCCAGGGAGTTCGTCGGGACGCTGGACGCGAGGAAAAAACAAGGACCCCCAAACAATGAGAAACACAATGGTAAAAGTGagtgcttttttctttctttattagAACTTATTTTCTCCCATAATACGTACAACTGTGTCTGAGTCTGAGGTTACcctgtgtgttcgtgtgttagTGCGTGGTTAGATATCTTCATCTCGCCGTCGGTCGGGTATGGCTTTAGCTTTTCTTCACCCTTTCAAGTGTTTTCATCAAGCAAAGTTTATCAGGCTTCTTAGAGCATGAATTAATCAATTTCCCTTCCCACTGCGCTGTTCGCTACGTGTTtggatctgtgtgtgtgtcgacaCGTGTGTATCTGTGCCCGTATGTGTGCGCGCTTCATCTAGCCTGTAGGTGTGCTTTTAGAGcactttttttcttgcacacCGCTAAAGATGCCTTTCTCTCGCTGCATTCATTTCTGTTTGCAAGAATCCGCAGCCGGCCCCCTTTCTCCCACtttattattcatttgtttgtgATGAGTTCAAACCGAACGAATGTGGGCGCGCCGCTCAggagtaaaaaataaacttttgcAAAAGTTTCGTACGCGGGCAAATCGTCGGGATCGTCTTGCAAATGGACGAATGGAGGGCGCATATCCGTGGGTAATCTGCTTTTTTGTCTCGGTCTCTCCGCCTTCTCCCGAAGGAAAAGACCGGTCTGAGCTTTGCAAACCATAAAACATGGGAACGGCAACAGGCTGCCGGTGGTCGAGGCCATCGGGTGGAGGgatcagaaaaatatttttgccAGTTTGAGCCACCACCGAGTGACAGGAGTGCATCCGGGACCGGGCACCAGCAAGGAGTGGTAGCGCGGGATAAACACTTCTACGGTGCTGCAGATCGGTGCAGCACGTGCGAAAAGCTGCTTCATCAGGAGACCGAAGGAATGCGACCTATTTTCCAGCGCCACCTTGGATGCCACGGACAATGAATGCACGTGAAGCAATGGCCGACCGCGGAAAGAGCACCCTCTCAGCAGCTCGAACGGGGCGCGATCGGGGCAATCTTTTTGAAGCTTCCGAGTGTTGAGAGTTGGCAGCGAGCTGGGATTTCCTTTTTGTGCACTTTCTAGTAGGGCTAACACGGGTAGGTGCACGCAGGGGGAGAACTTTTCCAAACCCAACCCCATCGGTGAACGATTTCGACGCAGCTTGCTAGGATGTTGTAGAGCGAATGTTTTGGCGAATTGCATTGCTACAACTTGAATTCCGACGGGACTTTAACGTAACGGATACGGGGTTATTCCACTCGGGAACTGAATTGCATTACATTCACCCGATAAAGGTTGAAAATGCATTTTGCTATACAAAACAACAGAATATTGGACcagatttattatttaatggtTTTCGTTCCATTAAAGACACAACggtgtgttttattgttgaGTTATACGAACAAAAACTAGgaattcaatttcattcaaCATCTGTGTTGattacaaaattcaaaatctcCTTTAGGAGACTCTATAACGCATTTTACGCATTTTACTCAAACATTTTATCAGAGAATAGATTTTAGTATTTATAGAGCTACAAAAAGCCAAATTGTTAGTAATTGGTTGAGCCATTTCCTCCAATTATGACTTTTATGTTTCTTTCACACCTTTCAACCTTTCAACAAACAATATGGTTATGCCAACACACCACCAATGCCAATTAACGATGCCATAACACAATAACGATAAACATGTCAGACAAACATTAACAATAACGCGTCGATTTCCATTAGCTCAATGTCACTAAGCAGTTACCAATAATGTTACCAAGCCAGGCAAAAGAGCAAATTAGGTTGACATTCGTTACGGGGAAAGCTGGTTTTCCATGTCACAAAAATCCGTGCCCTGCGCGGTGTAATTATGAGCAAAATTATGCCTCCCAAACAGCAGGCACACTCAGCTGGATAGGGCTCGGCATTGTTATCGATGTGAAGATATGAATTGTTCTAATATGTTACCGTCTCATTATTGCAGCTATTCAGTCTCCTTCTCGCTGGCGGTGTCCTGCTGGGCGTCACGCTGGCAAACGAAACTAATAAGCTTCAGTCCCAGCCTGCCGTTCAATCGGAGCAATTGCTGAGAAACAAGCGTGGTCTGCTATCCGCACTCTTTGGCGCTGGAACGGATCAGACCACGGTACAGCCAGCGGAAGTGCTGCCCATCTATGGCGATCCAGCAAAGCCTCCGCTCCATATGCTGTACGGACATTCAACGGGGCTGCATGGTGGACCTGCTTACCCACCTTATCCGGTGATGTTCCTGCCAGGGCCTCCAGCGGCCGTCGGTGAGCATAACCCGTACCTTCCTATGCTGGCCTACGGTGGTGTTGCTTCTGCCCCACTGCAACCTGTAACCGGAGACACTAATCATCTTGCAACGCTCGTTGGTTGGCCCGAACCGACAGCATTTCCACCACTGGCACCTTCCACGGAAGCTCCGATTATCGCTGCCCCAGTAACAGAGGAtccaaagcagcagcaaaccacACCAGTCGATCAAAGTTTGGCCAAGTCAGCCTATCTGATGAAATTGAACCTATCACCGGCGGACGAGCGCGAATTGAAGCGATTAGCCAAGTTGCTCGGAGTGACCGATTTCGAGCATCTGCCACCGTTCGAAGATGTCAAAGCGCTCCTTGGCACATCCACGTCAGCCGAAACCATCAAAGCAATCAAAGAGTACGCCTCCACGCCGGACGGGCTGGAACTTATCAAGGACTATGTGATGAGCTACCAGCCAGCCAAACGCATCAGCCTCGGCAAGGAACCGTACGAGGGAAACGAGGTCGCACCAGAAGCATCGGATTCTGCCAAGCCAACTGACGGCGTGGGCTCGTCACTGGGAAGCGGGTTTTTAGCTCAACTGCGCCGACTGAAATCGTTGCTTACATTTGGCTACTTTGATAGTAACAATGAAACGCCAGCAGAGGCGCCGGTAGAAGACGTTACGCCTGAAGTTCTCAGCGAGGCACCCTTTACACCGAACGAGTATCCTGGCTTCGAGGTACGCGATGTGCGCGGATCCGCTGCACCTGTCCCCGTTGCGCATTACTTGATACCGGTGCGTACATTGCCCCGGCACTCTTCTCCCACCGAGTTGAAATATGCATCGGCATTGCCGTTCCCTTACGCCGTCCATTACCCATCAGTTGTGCCACAACTTCAGGACTCGAACCCATTCGCCATGCGTACAGAGGTGGAAAGCTTTCAGTACGTTCCCGAAGCGACCAATCCTCAGCTGTTGGTAAGCCAGCCCAGTGCAGCGAGCGTTACCGTGCCGACCGATGCTCCGCTTCCCAAACGTGTCGCTCCGCCAACACTGGCCACCGGAGAGGTGCATTCCTTTGAACGGGCGGATATTGAACAACCGGTCCGTACCACCACACCAGCCGAAGGGCAAAAGCAGTCTGAGCAAACTTTGAACACTGTAACTAACACCGTTGTAGAGCCAAATGTAACACCGACCCTGAACAATGTCGATGAGCTGGCGCAAGATACAACTGATTTCATCCTAAACGTCCTGGATACCGAGCATTCCACGTAACACGATTTCGGGGGTTGAGAGTGTCAACGATTGATGCGTATTTGCAGTTGGGAGATTTAAAGCATAGTTGTCACTCTATTTAAAGTCTGAAAAAGTAACGTAGCTACATTATTGCATCTGTATAAACGAACTCATGAACATAGACTCTCTGTTAGGAGGTGTGTCAATTCTTCAATCGAATTATTGATACCGTCTCACCATTAATTAATCGTGCACTGtatgattttaaattaataataattcttTGGTGGCAAATCTGTACGGAATGGATTATATActtattaaaacaattatttaacTAAAtctatgaaataaaaatatatactttaaaaaaatacccgcgatgttggttttaatttacaaatggtcttagttttgaaatttatatatttttttgtttgttttgtactattttttaatttggacTATCGTCAATTTATGGCCTATTTCTGGTTGAGACAGAACTCAATTGACAAGGATTGAGATATATAAGTGTACAGTGAATTGAATAATCGTACAACGAGTTTAATTCTTTATAGTGATTCATTcgttgaattgaaaaaaactccaaacttttcagttcgcgggccgcattgttTCACAATTAACGTTGTAAAGGGCAATTTTTACGCTACCATCACCATAGGTAAAATATGAAACATCGTTTTAactataaaatataaattgaatttatctAATTCCTACATCTttcttttattaaatttttattccCGTCtttcaaaagtaaaaaattaaattttgatcaatgagtaaaaaaataaGCTCTTTATTTTAATCTTTACAATgtcatcgcgggccgcatgaggggccgcgggccgtagtttagAGAGCCCTAGTCTAGGAGAACTCCTGCATTCAGTGTGAGAGTGAATGTGAAGATTATAGACGAAATTTTAAGACTTTCCGGAATACGAATCAAATCGACGgtaatttgaaacatgaaCTCAAAACAATCGTTGCGAAatatttttgcaatgtttataataaaattattgaaaataattatttttttcctttaatgTAGAAATTTTGCTTTAGTAAAGTGAATTTGACAGACTCACTTAAATAAATGCGGTTAGACATACAGCGGTTTGACCGATTAAAGTTGAATTAGTAAGAAAATATGAAATGCCAAAAATGCCTTAAGAATCCCCAATTTGAAGCTATACTGTATGTAAAAAGATTTTTGTACAAATAGCGCCTACCGTAAATGTACGTAaacagtcgtttttcgcgattttCGGAAAACACGggagaaatatttaaaaacagttGACATAtaatttgttgttgtggttgttttatttttttacgagGCTTTTTAGCATTCGCCTCTCGTAATTTACAATTCAGAAACTACTAATACTATttgagatttaaaaaaatgaatttaaagttaaacaagaaaaaaattacaagAGTTCTTTTGGTAATGGTGAAAGgtgaaaatgtttgttaatTCTAAcgcttttttcatttaaattatgttttttttttatatttttatctttatatTTATCTTTATATTTCTTCCTACACTTGTTTGTAGAGATTAGTGTCCTTTAGAAAAttcaaaagtttttcaatttcattgtaATTGTTGGAAAGTACAATATCCAAGTGCTCTCAAAGTCTGTGTCTCTTCCTTTCTGCGGAATATCCAAAACAATTCCTTAAAATGTGTTCCACCGTTGTATCACATCCACAAAATGGGCAGATTAACGGTGATtcctttttaaattttttacgTGTGCGTAAGTCGGGTGTGTCTAATTCTCAACCTTGTTAATACTCTTTGATCGCTGTGATCTAGTGGATCGTTCCAAGGTGCcgtagtttgttttattttttttttttaagttggtAATGGGCGATTTGTTCCAAATGTTTTGCCAGCTTTGATTTATCAATACTTTCCACCACAAGGATGCATCACTTCTAGAGATAGTTCCATCTACATGATCTTTGATCATCCTACTTTCATTCGCAAGACGGTCAGCTACTTCGTTTCCTGCGATTCCTTTATGCCCTGGTATCCAACAGAATTCGATTAACCTTTAATAATGATTCAATAGTTTCTGTGTAAGGGTTTCGTATGGGCCCTTTCTCTAGTGCTCTACACTAGCGCTATCTGTGAAAATAACGTTAGGTCTGTCATTTACGGTCGCTTCTTCAGTTGCTATCATAATAGCAATAGCCTCTGCTGAGAATATTGATGTGTTCTCCGAAAGCTTAATACTACAGCGAGCATTTGGCGATGTTATGCCACAGCCAGCAGAACTATTGTAGACCGAGCCATCGctataaattttattatatatttatatttgttgGCGATACGCATTTGATAGTTTTGTACTATTTGTTGTTCGTGTTTGCTTAGTTTTTGCAATGTTCAGTAGATTGTGGGGATTTTGTCGTACCAAGGTCTAGTCGAACAGCTTGTGAGTTTAGCTATGTTGGGCATGCTGTGACCTGTTAGTTGTCTTAACACCTTGTTGGCTCTATCtacaaaataatttgcttCGATTCCTTTTTCAATGAGTCTGCCAGCTAGGTTTTCTAATTTAAGGACTACAACATGATCGAGAGGTAATTGTCCACTTTCACAAAGTACTGCGGTGATTGGGCTAGTGATAAAAGCtcctatattttttttcagaGCAGAGTGGTACATTGGGGCTAGCTTGCAGCCAAAGTTGGCATAGCCCATGGTAATGTAAACTGTTAAAAATAGTGAGAATTGTGTGTCTTGCCGATCTCTTATTTCCACAACCTAACATAGGAAGAATATTTAACTGCTtttgatcatttttttaacgtaGAGAAAGTGTTGTCGAAATTTTAACCTTGAGCCAATGATAACTCCTAAAATGTTGACTGCTCTTGCGTTTGGAATTATAtctgatttaatttttataggTTTAAGTGTCATTTTTTGTGAGTTATTGCATACATGTAgaattttactttttgttgttgatagaTCATGACCTGTCAAGCAACACCAATGGTGAAGTTTATTGAGTGCTTTTTGTAGTttggttctattttttgtttctgattTGTCTGAAGCAATTAGTATTGTGTCATCAGCATAAATGAATGTGTCTATATTAGTAGGTATCGTTCGTAATAAAGACTCTATGCTTATTAGAAAAAGCGTATGTGATAATATAGCACCATGAGGGACATCGTTCTCTAAAACCTTGATGTTAGAGGTATATGATCCAATCAGTACTTTATAGGTCCGGTCTGTTAGGAATCTTTTTACAAAGCGCGTTAGACTTCCTCCAAATCCCGAATTCTTCAATTGCTCAAGGATTGTCGGACGCCAGGTACGATCGAAGGCCATTTATAGGTCAACTACTGCACTATCAGTgtgataatttttatttttggcctCAGTGAGAACGTTTTCTAAACAAGCAAAATAAGCCTCTGTACCACGGCCGATTCTGTAAGCGCGCTGTTTGTCACTCAACAGATTTCTGATCTCTAGCTCCTGAAGATATATAATTTGTGTGAAATGCTATTTCACacctttatattttttaaataactacAAAGACACTACGATTTTTTTAGATTTGataacaaatttaaaatcGTATAAAATTTGTAATAACTTGTGGCTTGAACAGAGATAATTGTTAATGATATGGTGCAATGCGGTTTTCTGGTGCAATTGCAGATTTTCTGCGATTATATAATCATCCAAGCAAGGTTCAAATTTCTATTATTCAATAATTAACAATAATTAAAGTTAATTGTAGAGATTCTTCAGTTAAGGATCGGAAATATAGTGCGCAAAAgtgcaaaaaggcaaaacaacaaagcaacaCCAATATCGATTCTTGATGAACCTCTCATGCTGCAAATAATGCCAATATAATGCCAAATTGATAACTGATTCCTTATTTTAGAAAAGCTCCTTGGCAATACTACTCTTCAAAAGCAACAGTGTGTAATCACCGTACTCGGTAAAACAACAATCAGGggattttgtttgaatattatTTCCTGTTTTGAAATGGTGATAGGCATTGACATGTagaatcaatattagtgtTACAATGTTAGTCATTTCATGTTACTATAATCCAATTTGGAAATGCTCGACGTTATGAAATAACATCTTCAAAGATGGTCAGTAATGCGAGTTTCTATACGAAGGCAAATGTTTTCGCGAGACGAATTTAATGTTGCGGCGGGCCAAGTTTGACccgcgggccggactttgccgaccgctagGGTTGACTATAATAATTCAGCTGTACAGTTTTGCAACCTCCTCCGCAATTCCAGTACACTGGAAATATTTTCCTTCTATGATTTTTTATTCCGTTCTCCAACCGTATTAACATTCGTGTTCGCTTTCAATTGGTTTGGCTGAAATGTTCACGTTAGGTTAGATTAAGCTAGTTAAATGTAAGAAGTACTTTTGTTACATCtgattgaatgaaaaattttaaatacatttacaTAAACATATCGTAGGAGGGTTGTTCAGAAATACATTT encodes the following:
- the LOC133391682 gene encoding uncharacterized protein LOC133391682, producing the protein MRNTMVKLFSLLLAGGVLLGVTLANETNKLQSQPAVQSEQLLRNKRGLLSALFGAGTDQTTVQPAEVLPIYGDPAKPPLHMLYGHSTGLHGGPAYPPYPVMFLPGPPAAVGEHNPYLPMLAYGGVASAPLQPVTGDTNHLATLVGWPEPTAFPPLAPSTEAPIIAAPVTEDPKQQQTTPVDQSLAKSAYLMKLNLSPADERELKRLAKLLGVTDFEHLPPFEDVKALLGTSTSAETIKAIKEYASTPDGLELIKDYVMSYQPAKRISLGKEPYEGNEVAPEASDSAKPTDGVGSSLGSGFLAQLRRLKSLLTFGYFDSNNETPAEAPVEDVTPEVLSEAPFTPNEYPGFEVRDVRGSAAPVPVAHYLIPVRTLPRHSSPTELKYASALPFPYAVHYPSVVPQLQDSNPFAMRTEVESFQYVPEATNPQLLVSQPSAASVTVPTDAPLPKRVAPPTLATGEVHSFERADIEQPVRTTTPAEGQKQSEQTLNTVTNTVVEPNVTPTLNNVDELAQDTTDFILNVLDTEHST